One Drosophila subpulchrella strain 33 F10 #4 breed RU33 chromosome 2R, RU_Dsub_v1.1 Primary Assembly, whole genome shotgun sequence genomic window, cggtagacagattttagcgttgtgggcgttagagtgggcgtggcaaagttttttttaaatcaatcgataggtattgacgagaccaatacatttcagtttaaattttttatctagcacgaaaattgtgggcgccacaggcttgggcggtttgtgggcgttagagtgggcgtgctaacaaacttgcgctgcgctcaagcctacggaatctaaatctgaaatcccgtttctctatctttgatattttccgagatatccgcgttcatatttacgattttttgaagtttgtgagcggtttgtgggcgttatagtgggcgtggcaaactttttttgggtcaatcggtaggtattgataagaacaatacatttaagttaaaatttttgttctagcatcaaaactgtaggatccacagttttgggcggtttgtgggcgttagagtgggcgtggcactcttttgaaataaacttgcgctgcgcaggaatctcaggaatctgcatgccaaatcccagtattgtagctcttatagtttccgagatctcagcgttcatacggacagacggacagacggacagacggacagacggacagacggacagacggacagacggacagacggacatggctagatcgactcggctagtgatcctgatcaagaatatatatactttattgggtcggaaacgcttccttctgcctgttacatactttccgacgaatctagtatacccttttactctacgagtaacgggtataaaaattcatAATCCACAAATTGTagcttttattaaaataagtaAGCTTGACCAAATAAAGCTGAAACTACATCTTCAACCTACCCATTTTTCGTatctttttcttaaaatgattTAATGCTTAGCTTAAATTATGATAGGGTAATTACAAGGCTAGgtatgacaaaaaaaaaacatttcaacTTAATAAGACTCAGTTTATGTGGTCAAAACAATGGTTAAACTTAAAAATGAGGAAGCTCAGGGAACTCGAAACCTGCAAATGAATAGCGTTGGACACTATAATTACGATTATGAATTCAAAACTACAAGCCACCTGCTTCCCACATTTATTAGCCCATTTAATTTTTGGTTTACCCGCTTCCATGTTTCCCAAGAGTCAGGTTTCCCCATGGATTAGCAACTCCAACCCCATTTCGACcaaaaaccaataaatggTAATTCAATTTAACCGTATCTAAATCAACCACGAAGCTTGCCCAATTTTTCCACTGTAGATCCCCAGATAGGTGGGCCCAAATTGCAGTTCGAATCCGAATCCTCCAGCTGTTGTCGAGTGGTTATGGCGATGCCTGATCCAAAAATACAAATTCGAAAAGTCGAAAAGGGTGCCCCAGACACAACGTAATGCTCCACTTACTTCCTCGAATGCGAGCGCatacacaaaacaaaaaaagtacCAGAGCAGAGGTGCTTTCAATTTGCACAAAACTCCACATAAATTACATAAGTTGACCATAAAACCTGAAGAAACAGAGCATTTGCAGGAGAAGCGGCAGAAGAAGCGGCAGAATGGGTGCGGTAAGTGCACCATTTTGGAGCGGCTTTTGGAAACTGGTTGACCAACTGACCTTGAAGCACTTTGGAGATGGGGCCGCTTACGCAATGCAATATACCCCGATTCCAGTTCGATCTTCTTCTCTACACGAAAGTCAACAAATTGCAGCCTCCCCAGCGACGATTGCAAAATTACATTTGAAGTTTTTGGTGAGCTGTGGTGTTGGTTGAGTTTTTcccccaacaacaacaacatgtCAGATCTTTGGCTTgtcaaaaatgtaaacacaaaaGTCTCGGGAGGggaaaaaaaacatatatacaaaaaaaaaagatgtaTAAAAAACGAAGCGACGTCGCCGCCGACGCCGCTGCTTTTGGCCAGGTCTCAAGTGCGATATAAAAGCCCGGCCACAAGCCGATCAACGAACCACAGTCCAAAGTCGCTTGCAGCTAAAGACATCCCAGTGCAGAGAGTTTAACCACCCCAGAAAATATGTTCAAATTCGTGTTGATCGCCAGCCTGCTGGTCGCCATTTCCTTGGCAGCTCCTGCCGTGagtgataaaaaaatatacacaaaaaatatGAACCATTTTAAAACCAAACATAGACATGGCAAAGAAAGTTTTCGGGTCTATAAGTTTCCATTTAGTGACAAAGAAATCAGTTTATAACGCGATGTTGCCGCCGTGTCGTTGATGTTGCTGCGGGGTTTTCACGATCGCACGCACTTGGGTCGCTTGGTGCTGCGGTCCATTTCGCACTTCTCGAAGCTGCCGCACTTGACATTGCCGCAATAACTGCCAGTTGATCCAGCTaaagaaagaaattaaaaaagttattaaattcCAAAGCACTAGAGTTTCGGACCTATGTAGACATATGGATCCTATTCCAATCTTTTTTTGTGGAAAAGCCCAAGGATTCATCTTCAATTTTGATATTctaaaaatcaaatcaaatatagaaattttttttaagtcctaAAGGCCCtttgaaatataaaatagATTTATATTTCTATTTCAAAatgtaattataataaatgcttccattattagttatttaaaaaaaaactattttcaaAATGCTACTATAAAAATCAGATAGCAATTTTTATGTGAAAAGTAAAATGAATATTAACAGTAAAggatattaatataaaatattatatacccttttacgaaaaaaaattaacttaaaaCATCAATATTTAACATGCAAATCTGCATATCTTTGTGAGCATACTGCCCTTATAAGGTCAAAACTTAAACcggtattttttcataataatataaatttctGAGAAAACTTACTGTTTTTGCTGCCAAATGGCGATTTATCGGCTCCGGAATTTCCCAGCAAATTGGGTTGAGCACAGCTGCGACCATTGCACAAGTTCGGGCAGCATTTACCTCCAATCGCACTGCACTCGCTGTCATGCAAGCATTTTGGGGTACAATTTTGGACCTTTGTGGACGAAGGACAATCTGCCGGAAAAGAGAGTCCATGAAAAAGCTCTGGAAAAGCTGAAAATGGGCACTTACCACCCGCAGCAAAGGCAGCAACCACACAAGCGGCAATTAACAGAGAAAGAAAGCCCAGTTTAACTGTAattatataaatgtaaaagCAAATTCTGAGTGGTTCCGCATTTCGTGCGAATATTTATCGTTATATATTTGGACCTACCCATGATGATAGTTGAACGTCCGCTTCGTTACTATAGTCAACACCGACTGCCGTTCATCGGGCTTTATATGCCCCGATCGGCGGTTTCGAGTCGAACAAGTTTTCTGCTTATTTGCCTTtgtatttttcatttttcactttattttttgtatcttaCCTCCCCAACTTGCCTTGACGAGAGGTACTAAAACAAGGGAACGAAAAAAACACGGATAAAAACAACAGCAAAGCACATATCAATTTGACTTTGAATTTACATACAAACAGGATCGGAATAAGCGGTATTTAAAGACGCTACCTTAAAAGGAACATGTAATACTAAAGTAGTACGGCAATcgaaaaaatattcaattcgAATATGAAATTAGTTACATTTTTCTTAGACACAAACACTGTCATCGGGTATTTTATAAGGAAAATTTTATCAACCACTGCAGCGTATGAGATAACCTCAAGACCCCAGCCTTAAACACATATCTAGAGTCTAGACTATAATACATCGACATATTTCAATTACTATTTCCGTTCATGCAGTTGCACAAAAGACAGTTGAAAAATGTGTCAAAACGTCGCGTCGTAATGAATATATCATTTCTTCGACTTAGATCATTGTTGAGTCATTCCGGCGCAGTCCATGTTCATACGATACTTAGAAATCAAGATATTAAACTCTGTAAGACGTTGTAACATTTGCACTATCGCATAGTTTCGAGTTTGCTTGTCTATATCAATCATGTGGTGTACACTTTGATGGAGTCATGTAACCAAAGATAATATAGACTATAGTCTATTCAGACTTTGAAGTAATCATTTCTGGCAGGAGACTATTATACTTAATAGTTTTCCGGTTCAATGGGTCATTGTTGATTACCGGAATGGGGAATCCCGAAGTCTAGGTGACCGgaccaaaatattttgatctTCAGCTTAAAAACTGGTaaaatttatatgtataataaAATGTAACAAAAAGGGGCGTGTTTGCTGACCTGAAATCTTCAGAGCGTTTGAAAAATTACTCAACGAATATATTTAGTTTTCGGAAAATCAGTTAGAACTTAAGCATTATAAACTAGTAACTTTAGGAGTGTTGgcaattataataatttgattatatattttgaacTTTTCAGCGCGATGAGACCGATGCGGAAAGGGCAGAAAGGGAGGATTACGAGAAATATCAGAATGAAAATGCGCAGTACTCGTTCAATTCCAAGGTGGACGATAAAATCAACGACGGACAAATTACCCGGACTGAGGAGCGTGAAGGAGGCACAGTGCGTGGTTCCTACAGTTACTTCGATGGATTTGTCAAACGCAAGGTAGAATACATCGCCGACAAGGATGGCTACAGGGTGCTTAAGGACGAGATGGAGGACGTTGGCAATGGCCCACAATTCAATCCCGAAGGCCAAGCTGATGTAGAGGGTTCTCTGATCGGCAAGTACTCCATTAAGTTGGACAAGGACGACGAGGAAAAGCACTACAAGGACATTCATGCCTAAGAGAATATGAATTGGAGATTTCTAACATTTAGAAATGGACTGAATACATCGTAGAGCCTTAAAGTAATGTAAACACCATCTgaacaaaaattgtatttttcctccgaaataaaaaatcaacaaaattaaaataggTTCTATAAATATGAATGCCACTAAATAGCGAATATAGGACGCGATCCTTCCCTTCCTCAAAGTACTACggttattttcttattttcaaatttatttgtaataatgtttatttattggTTAATTTTGCGGTAAGTGCATCTAGGAGCAAAACGTTGTTCTTCGTTAaggttttgtttttgaatttggATTTATCTCGCCATTGGTttttgctgatgttgctgttgatTTCTGgctataattcatttagtttccTCATATTGTGTTCATTTTTCTGTTTGTTGTTCTTTTTTCACttcatatttttaatgtattttcgTATTTATCAACAGTTTTAGCTTAACATATAGGGTTTCGTTTAGAAATCAATTACGTGTATTACATTTACGTTTATGCGCTACATGCTAAAGAAATGTGGGCGTGGAGAGTCTTAAATCGCTTGGGTGAGTGTGTATGTGGGTGTCGTCGGGTGGATAATACTAAACTTagaaaattacaaattaaagCCTAAGCGCTGGGCCCAAGCGTTTTCAAAATACATTATGAATATTTCATAAATTATACAGTAAATTATAGTATACTTAACTAACAATAAGTATATTGATCAAGTTCGTATATTCATAGATCGAACCAACCGAATCACGCACATACAgcgaataaattataaaaatatagtcATTAGACGTGAGTGAGTCCATATGCTAACCTAACCTCGTATGTAGTTCATATTGTTCCatataaattacatttaaacatatatatttacatttgAATTAGTTCTGTTGGATCATATTTGCTTTGCTGTAATTTAAATGATAGTTTTCATATCGAATTCTATTGTTCTTTTAGAGTGCTTGTGATATCCTTAAACAATCACAAAAATCAACGAGTATCTTTAGGGATATGCAACAAGCACAAAACACACAACACTAGCTTGCATTTTAGGCTTAACTCCTCTTCCCTATCTTTATACAAAAAGTGTTACGAATTGCCAGTTTTGCTTAGTTTACATGAATTGCAAATGAATTATAATATACATTAATGTATGGTTGCCGTTGCTGCGTCTGTGCGTAAGCCTCTGCACTTGCGTTGTTTTACTTTGTTGGTTGTACACTTGGTTTTCGCCTTTGCTGTCTTCGATTGCTATAGTTCACAATTCAAACACTCGGTATCTCTCTCTACTGGGATCGACCAAAGATACGTGTATCTAAGTAACTATAATACGTTATCCACCTCATCTGATCACGCAGGCGACGCACAGCTTTGCCGCACCAATGCAGTCGTCGTGACAGAAGGCTCCGCACTGCTGGCAGATCACCATTGCGTTAAGTGAGCAGGCGCAATTGTTtggcgctgctgctgcctcaTTGCCTGGCGGAGTATTCTCCCCGCTCGGATGCAACTGCAGCAGTGGATGCTGGTGTTGCGTAGGGGATTGCTGCGACTGCTGATGGTTGATGGGCGAAGGTGCTGCTGTTGGTGCTGTGTTGGTAGTCACTATGTAGTTGTTGCCAGCTTCCATGAGAGCGACGGATGATGAGTTGGTATTGCTGCCGTCAATGTAGGCGATATTGGGTCCTAATTGGAAATTATTTCAAAACTTTAATAAGATGTATACGGCACTGAACTCATATGCTATAGTTAAATACttactaataaaataaataatctatgaagtataaacatatttattaaaatggtGTCTAACAGGGGCCGTATCAACTATAAATTAAGATACAGAACACTTTTGATTCTAAATTTATGCTCTACAAACTTAATACACTTTTGAAATTAATTACAATGAAACCTTttagatataatatttatattaatataaataatattggaAAGTTTTCATAAGTTTCATAGGCCCCTGATATGCGACTGGGTTTAGAAGGATTTAAATCTTTCCTAGTACATGCAACTTTTCTAGATAAAgtacaaaacaaaaaagtgaTTCGATCACGGTGGTTAATCTAACAAATCTATGCAACAAACTAATGATTGCGTGCCAATTATGGTAACATGACCAATAGGTTGATGAATTTGTGGGTGGTGATTTGAAAGACGTACCTCGCTAACCACTAATAATACACCAATTTACCTGCAGCGATATTGCGCCGCACAATATTCGCGGCGGCGCCCACATTGCCCAGCGGCTGtggctgctgatgttgctgctgctgctgttgttgctgcagcTCGTGGTGATGATGATGCAACGGATCTGTGCCGGATATTGTTGGCGCCATAACGTTGCCGCTGCCTGCAGTTGTATCCACCGATGCTGGACGCCCGCGTCCACCCATAGAAATGCCGTTCAGGCTGTGCAGCGGATTCTGAACAGTGACAAACTAAATGGCATACAAATTTCAGTAAggataaaatatttgaaaattctTAATGATAATTTACCTGGTTTTGATGCATTGGTGGGGCGCTGGAGGCCCTAGGCGCTTGATTGTCAGCTGCACCCACATTTGCGCGATGTACAAGAACATATTGGCCGCTACCATTCTGATGGATCAATTGCTCCGGTGCCGACTGCTGGGAATTTTGCACTGACACTGGTACTGGCACTGGTGAAGGGGCCGACTGATGATGCTGCTGCAATAACTGCAACTGTTGAGGGGTAGCTGTAGCTCCGCCAGGTCCTGGACTAAACACATGCCGGATGAGGGTGGTGGGCGAGGGCTTTCTTTGAACGTATTTCTTCCGCGGAAAGCCACTCATTCGTGGCCCAATGACCTGAAACAGTTAAAGATTTGTttagtttataaaaataatttaacacAAGCAATCTTTTACCTTATACACTCCCGGACGTCCGACACCCATTACATTCGGCGGTAATCCAGCGGGCAGAGCTCCGGCACCCACGGCTCCACTGACCAACAGCTCTTCTTGCTTCAAAATATTCTGCGGCGGGGCGGCGGCCACGGCTGCCGCTCCCATACTCCCACTAGCCGTCGTTACGTTGGACATGGGTGTGGCGGCCACCGTTGAAACATTtagggtcaccgggttgacAGGTGTCGCTGCAGTAGTTACCGTCGGCTGATGCTGGTTCAGAATGGCGGCAGGCGGGCGCAGCTGCGCCTTCAGGTTTTCCCGATTCGGACTGTTTTGGATTACGGCCTGGCAGATTTGATAGCTACGCTCCAGATTGACAGCACCCGGTGGCAACCTGTTGCTGGTGGCTTTGCGTCCCTTGCCCGTTGGCATTTTCGGCTGCAATCTTTGCTGGGCTATTGTAGAAGGCACTCCCGATGGGGGCAAGGCTTTCATCGTAAGCACATTGGGAATAGTAGGCAACTGCTGCATATTGCTGTTGTGATTGGCcaggtgctgctgctgggctgtttgctgctgttgttgggGTGCAGGTACTGGCGGCGATTGTTGCGCGCTTGTCACAGCAACAACATTAGCGTAGGCGGACGGAATAGTTGCGGtatttgctgttgttgctgctgtggtaGGCGATGCATTGGCAGGTCGCGTCATGGAGATAATATTCAATGGCTTGGCAATGAACTTGGACTGCGTTGTCGCTGGAGCAACattttgctgctgttgctgttgttgctgctgctgctgcagtagATTGTTGTTAGCGGCCTGGGCCAGTAGTTGTCGCTGATGTATTTGCGCCTGTTGCAGGGCAAACTGCTGAATTTGCTGTTGCTTTTGTTGTGCAGCAgcctgttgttgttgctgttccagttgttgctgctgctggtgttgttGGGCGAGCATATTGGGAGACAAGAACTGTTGGGCTCCGTTGCGAAGAGCCACTGGTAATGTCTTGGTCAAGGCGTTGCTACTTGTTGCTTGCTGTtgtggctgctgctgatgctgttgttgttgctgctgctgctgatgttgttgctgctgtgcggCAGCCGCCTGCAGCGTAAATTGTTGTAgtagctgctgttgttgctgctggcgttGCTGTTGCAGCAGAAAGTTGCCAATTATCTGACCATTGGAGTCTACCAAAATCTGTCGTTGTTGCGGTGCAGTCGGCTGGGCGTTTGGCTGGGGCTGCTGATGTTGGGCAGATTGCTGCGGCAACTGACTGATGGTGAGGCTGTTACTGCTGCTGCAAAGGCTTagattgttgctgctgtcgttgctgttgctgctgttggtaATAACGGTGCTGGACACCTCCATTTCGGCAGCAGACATCGGGACTGCATCGCAAAGAATTTCCTGGCCGATctgataaaaaataaaatagctaTTAACTTTAAGCTTTACCTTTTACCTTTCATCATGCACCAAAAATAATTCAACAAATTACTTTTAAGACTTTAAAACATTAAAGTTCTACCTGTTACGCTTTCTGACATAcacgatttcttttttaacTTACATCATTTCTATACTCGCTATGAGCTTGCGGCATGAACGAATGCTGAGACAATTGGACCATATCCTGGATATGCAgctgctgatgttgttgctgttgttgttgctgctgctgatgttgctgcagTTTGTCCACTATCTCGCGCACAACTTCGCTGTCTTCATCCATCATCTGCTGTTCCTGCTGGTCCTCCGTTATACATTCCACCACCTCATCGTCTTCCTCCTCCTGGTCATCGTCCTCCTCTTCGTCATCGAGCACTTCGTGGCACACATCGTTTTCCATAATGTCGTCGATAACGTCGGCATCTTGCACTACATCCATCAGATCAATAGCTTCGTGGCTTAGGTTTCGCTGCTGATCCCCAGTTGATTGTGAGCTGCTCAATTTAATGTCGCCAAAGTTCCAATCGTGTTGTACGTGCTGGTACATTTCATTGGAGTTTAATTCCACGGGCAActcctgttgctgctgttgttgctgctgctgcaacttGGCCACCGTTGAGAGCATGGCTTGGACATTCGCCAAAGTGGTTTCAGCTGCCGTCGCTAGCGTCAATGGAGCTGTGGCTGCCCCGGTCGATGATGATGTCGTGGGCGCGGTCGTCGTCGATCCTGAATTGCTACTAGAGCACGATGACGACATTGAGGCGGTGGAGGATGAGGACGAGGTGCAGCTGGTGGATGTAATCGAACTGGCCGGCGTCGACCCAGCAATTGAGCTTGCAATGGGCATCGGTGAGTCCTCCAGCTTATCACTTTGCTCTTCCAGTTTATTAGCTGCAGTGGTCGCCGCTACACAGCAAAATAGGAACAATAAAATACGTTAGATTCTGGAATATGTAAGAGATAAGTATGATTACTGTTGGACGATGAAGATGAAGTGAAGTAGTTGTGATTGATGGTTGATTGATGGTCTTGGAAATAGGCTGATTAAAAAGAATGAAGGAAAATTAGTTGCTAATACTGACAATCAGCTAAATGCAAACTAACCGTGATCGATAGTATCTGCAAAAACGAAATCATGGCTGTTTGTTCCTGTCATTACATCTGCCTCGTTTGTATTGTCCAAAGCCGCTTTGGTTTCTATAAGTGTGAAGATTTTAGTGAACAAAATATGTATTTCGTAATAACATATCCAACTTACCAGCTGCTAGTTCAACGCTTTGCAAGTAGCTTACAAACTGGTTGACCACCTCCGGATTGGTTGCCATGGGTTCCGGCTTTGGTGCGGCTGGGGTCACAGCAGCAATCGCTGGCATGGTAGCTGCAGGAGCAACGAGCTTCACTTCGTCTACATTATCCACTTGTTTGATGGCAACGATCACCTCCTCACTGCACTCAGATGGCTCAATTTTATCACAGGTACTGTTGATAAGTggttgatgttgttgttgatgctgctgctcctcctccttgaTTTTGGTTTCTGCTGCGGCATGATCCACAACATCAACCTCTGAGGCAGcgacagcaacagcaacattccCTGACGCATTAGGAACAATTTCGGCCATCTTCGGCTGCTTGCTATCCTTCGATGTGCTGGGCAGCTCGTCGGGATCGTCGTCCAGAGTGATGGTGGCTATCGTTGTGGGTGCCTGTGCCTGCTTGCGTTGCGAAGGACTACTCGATGGACGTTTGAGGATACGGCGTTGCTGTTCGTTTAAAACACTATTCTGGCTGCTGGTGCCAGGAGGTGTGCTTGATTTAGCTGCTACTGTTGTTGCTACTGTAGTTTTTGTGGTTGCTGCTGTCGTTTCGCACTTTGTGCTCTGCAAGTTTTTACATAATATTAATTTGAGTTAGATATTAATGGTTTTTCGTTGCTTACCAAATCAAATTTTAATTCAGTCTCATTATCACATgttgcttgttgttgctgtggtttttgttgcgATGTCGCTGGTGGTTTGGGCTCACTCTTTACGCTGGCCGTAAGCTTTTGATCCTTGGCGTGGCCTTCTGGCTTTTCCTTGCTTCTGGAACTCTTCTCGCCCCAGAAGGGTTCAAAGTGTTTCACCTTCCAGGGATCCAGCTTGTTCTTTTCGCGCTCTGCCTCCGTTTTCAGCTTAAGCTGATTCTCCGGAGTGAACTCGCCTTCGCTTAACCGCTCCCGCCATTCCAGGCAGGCACGGGCAAAGAACTCGTTGTTCAGGCAAGAGGCACTAAGCCGAATAGCCTCCGAGGGGCTGCTTCCACTTCCGCTGCTGCTAGGCAGCTCCAGTTCGCTGGCCTCGCGATCCACGCTGGGCAGCAGCTGTATGAGATTGTATTGATAGAGCGGCGGCAGGAGCGAAAACGTTTGCTTATTTAGCAGCGCCCTCAGGTTGGTGGAGGCCAGTATGGAGTCTGGCGTCTCCAGGTCGATCTTGCCATCCtttgtttgttcaatttgCGCCGCTGTTGTCAGCTTTTTATTGCTTCTCCGACGGGGTTTAACACTAAAGCCGGGTATGGAGGCCAGGACCTCCCGCATGGTCGAAGCTTGCGAGGAGCCGGCCTTGCTACCGGGTGAGATGGCGGATGGGTAGCTGGCGGCGGCTTGGGCTTGAGCTGAGGccgctgcagctgctgctgctgccgccgccgctgctgctgctgccgctttgacctgttgctgttgctggatGCGTCGGCTGCAGATGAGGCGCGTGGGCGGAGCAGGAGCAGTTGCCGGTGCAGGTGCAGAACTGACGACTGGCTCTTCACTGGGCGCCATCGGCTTCTTTTCAGGTGGTATGGGTTTCACGATAATGCGTGGCAGGTGGCGTCTGGAAGGAAATTAGTTGTGTGATTAAGATATTTGGGTAAATTGGGGTAACTCGAATGCCAACTCACCTCAGACTGTGCGTGTGCTTGGTAGAGGGTGACACCTCCAGCTGCTCTAGGGCAAGTGGATCCTTCTCGTCGTCGTCCACCAGATTGACATGCTCCATTATAATGGGAGGCGGTGGAGCGGCCAACAGGGTCTGCTGCTGCAGCATCTGTTGGTGATGCTGATCCGCTTGTGGAATGAGAAGTTGTTGGTGCTGAGACGCCGTCGTCGTCGTATCCGGCGTTATAGTTTTCATTGTTAATCGCTCTGCCTAATCTATTTACAGCGAACTTTTGATCCATGCATCCATGTCAGGCAAGTTTTTTCCGCACATACTGGAAATGGATTGGAATGCGTAATGATATTAGTTTTTGTTTGTCAAGAAAGTTGTTTGAAGTTTAAGGTACTTTTATATTTCGGGTGTTTATCTTGGGCAAAGAGAACCATATTTACCGAATGCACTGTATTAACCTAATATGAGCAATTTACCTTACATTACCTTaacattaattttattttgtaaatgaaaaatgtttttaaaataaaaaaatatttgtgtttGATCGATTATTTCTGGTTTATTAA contains:
- the LOC119549141 gene encoding polycomb protein Asx isoform X2; the protein is MKTITPDTTTTASQHQQLLIPQADQHHQQMLQQQTLLAAPPPPIIMEHVNLVDDDEKDPLALEQLEVSPSTKHTHSLRRHLPRIIVKPIPPEKKPMAPSEEPVVSSAPAPATAPAPPTRLICSRRIQQQQQVKAAAAAAAAAAAAAAAASAQAQAAASYPSAISPGSKAGSSQASTMREVLASIPGFSVKPRRRSNKKLTTAAQIEQTKDGKIDLETPDSILASTNLRALLNKQTFSLLPPLYQYNLIQLLPSVDREASELELPSSSGSGSSPSEAIRLSASCLNNEFFARACLEWRERLSEGEFTPENQLKLKTEAEREKNKLDPWKVKHFEPFWGEKSSRSKEKPEGHAKDQKLTASVKSEPKPPATSQQKPQQQQATCDNETELKFDLSTKCETTAATTKTTVATTVAAKSSTPPGTSSQNSVLNEQQRRILKRPSSSPSQRKQAQAPTTIATITLDDDPDELPSTSKDSKQPKMAEIVPNASGNVAVAVAASEVDVVDHAAAETKIKEEEQQHQQQHQPLINSTCDKIEPSECSEEVIVAIKQVDNVDEVKLVAPAATMPAIAAVTPAAPKPEPMATNPEVVNQFVSYLQSVELAAETKAALDNTNEADVMTGTNSHDFVFADTIDHAATTAANKLEEQSDKLEDSPMPIASSIAGSTPASSITSTSCTSSSSSTASMSSSCSSSNSGSTTTAPTTSSSTGAATAPLTLATAAETTLANVQAMLSTVAKLQQQQQQQQQELPVELNSNEMYQHVQHDWNFGDIKLSSSQSTGDQQRNLSHEAIDLMDVVQDADVIDDIMENDVCHEVLDDEEEDDDQEEEDDEVVECITEDQQEQQMMDEDSEVVREIVDKLQQHQQQQQQQQQHQQLHIQDMVQLSQHSFMPQAHSEYRNDIGQEILCDAVPMSAAEMEVSSTVITNSSNSNDSSNNLSLCSSSNSLTISQLPQQSAQHQQPQPNAQPTAPQQRQILVDSNGQIIGNFLLQQQRQQQQQQLLQQFTLQAAAAQQQQHQQQQQQQQHQQQPQQQATSSNALTKTLPVALRNGAQQFLSPNMLAQQHQQQQQLEQQQQQAAAQQKQQQIQQFALQQAQIHQRQLLAQAANNNLLQQQQQQQQQQQNVAPATTQSKFIAKPLNIISMTRPANASPTTAATTANTATIPSAYANVVAVTSAQQSPPVPAPQQQQQTAQQQHLANHNSNMQQLPTIPNVLTMKALPPSGVPSTIAQQRLQPKMPTGKGRKATSNRLPPGAVNLERSYQICQAVIQNSPNRENLKAQLRPPAAILNQHQPTVTTAATPVNPVTLNVSTVAATPMSNVTTASGSMGAAAVAAAPPQNILKQEELLVSGAVGAGALPAGLPPNVMGVGRPGVYKVIGPRMSGFPRKKYVQRKPSPTTLIRHVFSPGPGGATATPQQLQLLQQHHQSAPSPVPVPVSVQNSQQSAPEQLIHQNGSGQYVLVHRANVGAADNQAPRASSAPPMHQNQFVTVQNPLHSLNGISMGGRGRPASVDTTAGSGNVMAPTISGTDPLHHHHHELQQQQQQQQHQQPQPLGNVGAAANIVRRNIAAGPNIAYIDGSNTNSSSVALMEAGNNYIVTTNTAPTAAPSPINHQQSQQSPTQHQHPLLQLHPSGENTPPGNEAAAAPNNCACSLNAMVICQQCGAFCHDDCIGAAKLCVACVIR